A genomic region of Magnolia sinica isolate HGM2019 chromosome 6, MsV1, whole genome shotgun sequence contains the following coding sequences:
- the LOC131248908 gene encoding ATP sulfurylase 1, chloroplastic-like: MASMATLFLQSTNPTHPFHKSNKTHLHFNPKFSVPILSGKKMRKHPRISCGLIEPDGGKLVELVVRESQRDERRKEAVWAPRIELSRIDLQWVHVLSEGWASPLRGFMRENEFLQTLHFNSLRLDDGTVVNMSVPIVLAIDDEQKQAIGQSRKVALVDSDENLVAILNDIEIYKHNKEERIARTWGTTAPGLPYVEEAIANAGNWLIGGDLEVIEPIKYNDGLDQYRLSPAELREEFKRRDADAVFAFQLRNPVHNGHALLMTDTRRRLLEMGYKNPVLLLHPLGGYTKADDVPLSWRMKQHEKVLEEGVLNPDTTVVAIFPSPMHYAGPTEVQWHAKSRINAGANFYIVGRDPAGMAHPVEKRDLYDADHGKKVLSMAPGLERLNILPFRVAAYDKKQKKMAFFDPSRPQDFLFISGTKMRTLAKNRENPPDGFMCPGGWKVLVEYYDSLAASENEKFREAIPA, from the exons ATGGCGTCCATGGCTACCCTTTTCCTCCAATCTACAAACCCAACTCACCCTTTTCACAAAAGCaacaaaacccatctccatttcAATCCCAAATTCTCAGTTCCTATCCTTTCTGGGAAAAAAATGAGGAAGCATCCTCGGATTTCTTGCGGATTGATTGAACCCGACGGTGGAAAGCTCGTTGAGCTCGTCGTTCGGGAGTCGCAGAGGGATGAGAGGAGGAAGgaggctgtgtgggccccacggattGAGCTGTCGCGGATCGACCTTCAGTGGGTCCATGTGCTCAGTGAGGGGTGGGCCAGCCCTCTCCGCGGTTTTATGCGTGAGAACGAGTTCCTCCAAACACTTCATTTTAATTCCCTCCGGCTCGATGATGGGACGGTCGTTAATATGTCGGTGCCTATCGTGCTGGCAATCGATGATGAGCAGAAGCAGGCGATCGGGCAGTCCAGAAAGGTCGCTCTCGTGGATTCCGACGAGAATCTGGTTGCGATTTTGAACGA CATTGAGATCTACAAACACAATAAAGAAGAACGGATTGCAAGAACTTGGGGAACAACGGCCCCTGGACTACCATATGTTGAGGAGGCCATTGCCAATGCAGGAAACTGGCTCATTGGAGGGGACTTGGAAGTTATAGAGCCAATAAAATACAATGATGGTCTTGATCAGTACCGGCTGTCTCCTGCAGAACTACGTGAAGAATTCAAGCGGCGTGATGCAGATGCCGTTTTTGCTTTTCAGCTTAGAAATCCTGTACACAATGGGCATGCTTTGCTTATGACTGATACACGCAGACGTCTACTAGAAATGGGATACAAGAATCCTGTCCTGTTACTTCATCCATTGGGAGGCTATACAAAAGCAGATGATGTACCCCTTAGTTGGAGGATGAAACAACATGAAAAG GTGCTTGAAGAGGGTGTTCTGAATCCAGATACAACAGTCGTTGCAATTTTCCCATCTCCCATGCATTATGCAGGCCCAACTGAGGTGCAGTGGCATGCCAAATCACGGATAAATGCAGGGGCCAACTTCTACATTGTTGGCAGGGACCCAGCTGGTATGGCCCACCCTGTTGAGAAACGGGACCTCTACGATGCTGATCATGGGAAGAAGGTTCTCAGCATGGCTCCCGGACTCGAGAGGCTCAACATTCTTCCTTTCCGC GTGGCTGCCTATGacaagaagcagaagaagatgGCTTTCTTCGATCCCTCCCGGCCTCAAGATTTTCTGTTCATTTCAGGCACTAAG ATGCGGACTCTTGCGAAGAATAGAGAAAACCCACCAGACGGATTCATGTGCCCCGGTGGATGGAAGGTGTTAGTTGAATACTACGATAGTCTGGCAGCCTCAGAGAACGAGAAGTTCCGTGAAGCCATTCCCGCCTAA